GCTATCCAGCTACCCAGCAGGCAGCACTGTGCGACCATTGGCAAAGGAGTCCTCCTCATGAAAGCCATTCTTGGCATCGTTACTGGAATCTTAATGTTGCTCTTTGCAGCAATTGGCTTCCAAAACACAACGGCGATTTCGATTCACCTCTTCGATTGGCAAACACCAGCCCTGCCTTTATGGATGCTCCTATTGACTGCCTTGGCCAGTGGGATGCTGGTGGTCGGCTTGTTTGCCTTTCCACGCCAGATCGAGACCTACTATACGAACCTCCGCCAACGTGGGCAGGCCGCTCCGGTTCAACGACCATTGATTCCAATTGATGCTGCGATGCCACCACCAACGACCATGCCACTCGCCGTCGAGGCTGGGCCACAACACTATAATCCACAAACCGGTGAGCGCCTTGATCCATGGATCGATGATGTGCCAAAACGCACGGTATGAGCACCTATGCTCGAATAACCGTGGTTGCATGTCCCGTCTGTCGTGCTAAACAAGGACTCTCGGGGGTCTTACATTGCGGCAGTATCGTGATCTGTGCGACGTGTCATTCGTCGCTGCGGGTTACTACCCTCCGACCAATGCGACTGAGGCTGGTTGACCCATCCTCTACGCGCACCGCCGAGAGTCAACCGGAGTCGTATGCCTAATCCATCCCGCTTGTGTTGGGCTGGCCCAATGCAAGCGGAAACCATGATCGGCTGCGGGATTTCCGCATCGATCACAATCGCAGACAATTGCTGCCTGCGCTAGTCCATCATAAAGGAGCATCCTATGGTGCCCCAAACGATTGCTGTTGTTAATAATGATTTGGCGTTATTGGATTTATTACAGGAACTCTTGCTCGAAGCTGGCTATGCCACCACAACCTACCTGACCACCGACCAGACCTATCAACAGTTACGGGATAGTCAACCAAGCTTAATTATTCTCGATGTGGGTCTTCAAGCATCCGCACCAGGCTGGCCATTGCTTAAATTACTCCATTTTGATCCGAATACGGTGCAGATCCCCGTTCTGGTTACGACGGTTGATCATGCTTTTATTCAAGGCAAGCAAGCCTTTTTGCAAGCAGCTGGCTGCGATGTGCTCGAACTTCCAGCCAGTTTTACCGACCTCGTTGCCAAAGTTGAAACATTAATTGGTGCGCCGCTTGCTCGAAGCATACCGACAAGCGATCCACCATAAATCCAAGGGTAATCAATATTCAGTATAGGTTACCTACCGAAAGGCGAAGTATGCCCCATTCCTGCAGGAGATGAGAAAGATGCTGTCTCATACAACCATGTCTTCCATCTTGATTCCAGCCTTAGAACGGCAGGGATGGTTAATCACCCATCAACCATTACGCATGCTATGGTATGGGATCGAAAGCCAACTCGATCTTGCGGCGAATAGCAACAGCCATAGTTCTATCGCGATTGCGATCTACCCTCCGCACGATGACAGTGGCGTACCACCATTAACATGCTTCTTGGGGCAAGCCTTAGTGACACAAGCAATTCTTGGACGACTTGACCCGATGTGTATGCTCTACTGTGCGCTTGATCGAGCTATATTTACGGCCTTATTAGCCGCACCGCTGAGTGATCTCTTACGTTCGGCCTATCAGATGCGATTTATCGTGGTTGATGCAACCCAAGGGGAGTCAATTCAATGGATACCTGCACAAGCCCCTGCACAATCCTTGAACTGGTCTTAACGGAACAAACCTGCGTTCCGTATGCCTATGGAAACTATAGTTTCCAAACCATTTTTGACCCTTATCAGCATCGCTATCTCGTCATTGTTATTGGATGGAACGGTCACCATCGTATCCATCATTGTTTACTGCACCTAGAATATCGGGACGGAATCATTTGGATTCATCATGATACGACGGCGGCGGGAATTACTGAGCCACTGATTGCTGCGGGGATTAACGCTGCTATGATTATCAGAACAAGTCCCCCTCAAAGCATGGCCGTCCCCCTAGAACAAGACTATATGCATAAGGATGGCAGATGTTAATCACCAATGCCTCTCAGAAAGGAATCCTCAATGAATCAATCACCATGGTATATCCTACCCTATAACCAAAATAATATCAGTAGTCCTGCTACTCATACTTCACATGATGCGGTTTGTCACGATGAAGCGGTAGTATCATCCACCCAAGATGGGTTGTCAGGAAACGATCGTGGTGATCGAGATGTCTGGAATACCGAAGGTGGATTCTGCCTCCTCGTGCCGTCGCCATTACAGGAAGACAACGATACAGTGCCATGATGTGGCACGATTGAATAGACAATCGATCGGCTGTTATCCGACAACACATGGCTCCCACACTTCCCTCCGTGCTTCAGGGGAGTCACCCACCCGCCTCCGTCGTTATACCCTGCTTGATCCAACGCTCGCCGATCTGCTTATCTGTGTCCGAAACCACGGAGACTACCGTCGCGCGTGGACTATCGCAATCGATACGGAGGTCTGTCCGATTCTCTACATATTGGCACGTATGCCCATCCAAGGAGTTTCTATGATCGACCCTATTCCCGTCCCCAACGGAGCGCCTCGGCTCCGCGACCATCCCGTCGCACGCGGTATCGGCAACAATCAGATTCTGCATCTTGCCGATGCTGTCGATCACCTCGTGAATGAGGTTCATCCCGCGATCCACGGTCATCGTCAGATAACCCTGTTCCGTCAAGCACCAGTCACGCTCGTCTTATTTGTCTTTGATGTGGGAGGTGAGCTTCCCGATCATGTTGCCCAAGGCATCGTCAGTATTCAGGTACTTAACGGCAGGTTGACCATCCACATCGCAGGGAATGATCATCCCTTGGATGCGGGACAGATCCTTTTCCTCAATCCCGCCGTTGCGCATAGCGTGCGGGCCGAGATCGCGAGCACGATGCTCTTGACCGTCCATCACATCGAGTCAATTACCGTGGCACAAACGACTGCGGAGCCATAATCCGGCCTGCGGGGGAGCCTACACTTACCACAGCAATCAGACCACGATGACCGCTGCATTGCAGCGAGGAGGTCGGTATGAAAACGATACGACTCTTTCCACCGCTCGTCATGGTGATCGGCCTCATCATCACCGGACTTGGCTATACGCTCCGAGGATTGATTACCCCCGAGGTCGCCGCAAGCTTTGGCATCCAGCCTGTCAGTGTATAACCGTACAAAGGCTGACAGTAGTTCATCGCGTCTGCATGTAATCGGATCGATGTGTGCCGTGCAAGGCGCTGCTCATCGCT
This genomic interval from Herpetosiphon gulosus contains the following:
- a CDS encoding LapA family protein, whose amino-acid sequence is MKAILGIVTGILMLLFAAIGFQNTTAISIHLFDWQTPALPLWMLLLTALASGMLVVGLFAFPRQIETYYTNLRQRGQAAPVQRPLIPIDAAMPPPTTMPLAVEAGPQHYNPQTGERLDPWIDDVPKRTV
- a CDS encoding AraC family ligand binding domain-containing protein, giving the protein MIDPIPVPNGAPRLRDHPVARGIGNNQILHLADAVDHLVNEVHPAIHGHRQITLFRQAPVTLVLFVFDVGGELPDHVAQGIVSIQVLNGRLTIHIAGNDHPLDAGQILFLNPAVAHSVRAEIASTMLLTVHHIESITVAQTTAEP
- a CDS encoding element excision factor XisH family protein — protein: MLSHTTMSSILIPALERQGWLITHQPLRMLWYGIESQLDLAANSNSHSSIAIAIYPPHDDSGVPPLTCFLGQALVTQAILGRLDPMCMLYCALDRAIFTALLAAPLSDLLRSAYQMRFIVVDATQGESIQWIPAQAPAQSLNWS
- a CDS encoding response regulator, translating into MVPQTIAVVNNDLALLDLLQELLLEAGYATTTYLTTDQTYQQLRDSQPSLIILDVGLQASAPGWPLLKLLHFDPNTVQIPVLVTTVDHAFIQGKQAFLQAAGCDVLELPASFTDLVAKVETLIGAPLARSIPTSDPP